CTCCCCGAACTCGGACATCTGGTCAAAGAACTCACGAAATAATGGGCGGCTTGACGTTTTCCGTCGCTACTTTCTCAGGTAGTCTTCGACTGAGAACCCTGCGTCTTTCAGAATTCTAACCGCGAGCCCCCGTCCCACATCACAGCCCGTATGAACCGGAATAGTTACGGAGATATTTCGTTCTGAGTGCCGGAGCGTGAGATGACTGCCTGATTGGCGGTCTTCTGTAAACCCGTGGGATTTGAGGAAGCGGATAAGATCGTGCGCCGTAACCTGCGGCATTCTGCCCATTAGGGCACCGCCACCGTCAGCTCTTCGACGTGAACGAGTTTTTCATTTTGCGGAATCGACTGGCCAGTCGCAAGAAGCGATTGAAGATGTTGCTGGATGGCTTCACGTATATTGCGCTTGGCAGCCTCAATGGTCTTCCCATTGCTGAAACAACCTGGCAAGGTAGGACTGTAGGCCATGTAGCCCTCGTCTTCCGCTTCTTTCTCGACCACAATTTCAAAAGTGTAATACGTC
The window above is part of the Nitrospira lenta genome. Proteins encoded here:
- a CDS encoding type II toxin-antitoxin system HicA family toxin — translated: MGRMPQVTAHDLIRFLKSHGFTEDRQSGSHLTLRHSERNISVTIPVHTGCDVGRGLAVRILKDAGFSVEDYLRK
- a CDS encoding type II toxin-antitoxin system HicB family antitoxin; this translates as MTYYTFEIVVEKEAEDEGYMAYSPTLPGCFSNGKTIEAAKRNIREAIQQHLQSLLATGQSIPQNEKLVHVEELTVAVP